The Armatimonadota bacterium genome includes a window with the following:
- a CDS encoding UPF0060 membrane protein, whose amino-acid sequence MTSFLWYALAAFSEIAGCFTFWMWLRLGKSPLWLIPGIAALLFFAFALTRTEPAFAGRTFAAYGGIYIAASLVWLATVEKTRPDVWDLSGAAVCLAGAALIVLGPRGN is encoded by the coding sequence ATGACCTCATTTCTGTGGTATGCACTGGCGGCATTCTCCGAGATCGCGGGCTGCTTCACGTTCTGGATGTGGCTGAGGCTGGGGAAAAGCCCGCTCTGGCTCATTCCCGGAATCGCAGCGCTTCTGTTCTTTGCCTTCGCGCTGACCCGCACGGAACCGGCCTTCGCAGGGCGGACGTTCGCCGCTTACGGAGGGATCTACATCGCCGCGTCGCTGGTGTGGCTGGCGACGGTGGAGAAGACCCGGCCCGATGTCTGGGACCTGTCCGGAGCAGCCGTCTGTCTGGCAGGAGCAGCGCTTATCGTGCTGGGGCCGCGCGGGAACTGA
- the nusA gene encoding transcription termination/antitermination protein NusA — protein sequence MNEEILDALRQIEKEKDIPFEVLMEAIESALVHAYKKHFAATGDVRVRVESTRAGFRVFCQKDVVEHAENPHLEISLAEAKAINPDAAIGDIIEFEVTPENFGRIAAQTAKQVVVQRLRDAEREQVYEEFGDRVGEIVTGTVQRGEGRNVIVALGKVDAILPPAEQVPTEPYNFNDRIKVYVLEVRRTTRGPQVIVSRTHPNLIRGLFELEVPEISEGIVEIKSVAREPGQRSKIAVHSRDERVDPVGACVGHRGTRVQSVVNELYDEKVDIVRWSEDTARFIAEALSPAKPSHVSLDEPNKTATVVMPDSQLSLAIGKAGQNVRLAAKLTGWRIDIRSESQAAQQDAQDRSTASRGEEQDASGTLEGQIAGETSEMAAGEAGE from the coding sequence GTGAACGAAGAGATCCTGGACGCGCTGCGTCAGATAGAAAAAGAGAAAGATATCCCGTTCGAGGTCCTGATGGAGGCCATCGAATCGGCGCTGGTGCACGCGTACAAGAAGCACTTCGCTGCGACGGGAGACGTGCGCGTCCGCGTGGAGTCCACGCGGGCGGGCTTCCGGGTGTTCTGTCAGAAAGACGTGGTGGAACATGCCGAGAATCCCCACCTGGAGATCAGCCTCGCCGAGGCCAAGGCCATCAACCCGGACGCCGCCATCGGGGACATCATCGAGTTTGAAGTCACCCCGGAGAACTTCGGGCGCATCGCCGCCCAGACGGCCAAGCAGGTGGTGGTCCAGCGTCTCAGGGATGCCGAGCGGGAACAGGTCTATGAGGAGTTCGGCGACCGCGTGGGCGAGATCGTTACAGGAACGGTCCAGCGGGGCGAGGGACGCAACGTCATCGTAGCGCTCGGCAAGGTGGATGCCATCCTGCCTCCGGCGGAGCAGGTCCCTACGGAGCCGTACAATTTCAATGACCGTATCAAGGTGTATGTGCTGGAGGTGCGCCGCACCACACGTGGCCCGCAGGTCATCGTCTCCCGAACCCATCCCAATCTGATCCGCGGACTTTTTGAGCTGGAGGTTCCGGAGATCAGCGAAGGCATCGTCGAGATCAAGTCTGTGGCGCGGGAGCCCGGGCAGCGTTCCAAGATCGCCGTGCACTCCCGGGACGAGCGTGTGGACCCGGTGGGAGCCTGCGTGGGACACAGGGGCACGCGGGTGCAGTCCGTGGTCAACGAGCTGTACGACGAGAAGGTGGACATCGTCCGCTGGAGCGAGGACACGGCGCGGTTCATTGCGGAGGCGTTGAGCCCCGCAAAGCCGTCGCACGTTTCTCTGGACGAGCCCAATAAGACGGCCACAGTGGTCATGCCGGATAGTCAGCTCTCGCTTGCCATCGGCAAAGCCGGCCAAAATGTCAGGCTGGCCGCCAAGCTCACCGGATGGCGCATTGACATACGCAGCGAGTCGCAGGCTGCCCAGCAGGATGCTCAGGACCGGAGCACTGCTTCCCGCGGTGAAGAGCAGGACGCTTCCGGGACACTGGAGGGGCAGATCGCCGGGGAGACTTCTGAGATGGCAGCCGGGGAGGCGGGGGAGTGA
- the ribF gene encoding riboflavin biosynthesis protein, which yields MSIFWGLEHYIPPADGVAVTIGVFDGFHVGHQALVHRLAEAACGHGLPAIAVTMDRHPLEVVAPDRAPLLLSDPRERVERLARSGVAGVLVLRFDEVFARLDARRFVREVLLEKVGAHYVVVGQSFRFGRGREGTPELLQEMADELGFHVDVVSPVMVDGEPVSSSLVRQTLEAGDVRRAARLLGGCYSVSGVTVHGDGRGQKIGFPTANLEISPRRLLPANGVYAVNGRFNGVLLRGAANVGVRPTVGGGPRGLEVHLVGFRGELYGNHLEVRFLERLRDEKRFSSLEELAAQIRQDVARALEVPDCLEAETAASAAVHSRP from the coding sequence TTGAGCATCTTCTGGGGGTTGGAGCACTACATCCCCCCTGCGGACGGGGTGGCGGTCACGATCGGCGTCTTCGACGGCTTCCACGTGGGGCATCAGGCGCTGGTGCATCGTCTGGCCGAGGCGGCCTGCGGGCACGGCCTGCCTGCGATTGCCGTTACTATGGATCGCCATCCGCTGGAAGTGGTTGCTCCCGACAGGGCTCCCCTGCTGCTAAGTGATCCCCGGGAACGGGTTGAGCGCCTTGCCCGGTCCGGCGTGGCCGGGGTGCTGGTGCTGCGCTTCGACGAGGTTTTTGCCCGCCTGGATGCCCGCCGGTTCGTCCGGGAGGTGCTGTTGGAAAAAGTGGGGGCGCATTACGTCGTGGTGGGCCAGAGTTTCCGCTTCGGCCGTGGCCGGGAGGGGACTCCCGAGCTTCTCCAGGAAATGGCGGACGAGCTGGGCTTCCACGTGGATGTCGTCTCCCCGGTCATGGTGGACGGGGAGCCCGTGTCCAGTTCGCTGGTCCGGCAGACTCTGGAAGCCGGCGATGTGCGCCGTGCGGCCCGGCTCCTGGGTGGCTGTTACTCTGTCTCGGGGGTGACGGTTCACGGCGACGGACGGGGCCAGAAGATCGGTTTCCCCACCGCAAACCTTGAGATTTCTCCGCGGCGTCTTCTGCCGGCAAACGGTGTCTATGCGGTCAACGGACGCTTCAATGGAGTCCTCTTGAGAGGAGCCGCCAATGTCGGCGTGCGCCCCACTGTGGGGGGCGGCCCGCGCGGTCTGGAAGTCCATCTGGTGGGATTCCGTGGGGAGCTGTACGGCAACCATCTGGAAGTGCGCTTCCTGGAGCGGCTGCGCGATGAGAAGCGTTTTTCCAGCCTGGAAGAGTTGGCTGCCCAAATCCGGCAAGATGTCGCGCGCGCTCTGGAAGTGCCGGACTGCCTGGAGGCGGAGACGGCCGCCTCTGCTGCCGTTCATTCCCGGCCATGA
- a CDS encoding phosphoesterase: MTRLTSDVLDAAWKVFDGARKVMVAMHQNPDGDALGSAIALTLGLRALGKDVHLVCPQPTPEIYDFLRPQKLIESVVPREVPEVAVLVDCDRPERTGALSEAVAQAPCSVVLDHHPPTSEFGTARVTDEDCAATAEVVYCLLLHRDVPVSYEMAEALLTALVTDTGGFRYPNTRPRTLEIAADLMRQGPSTADIAQKVYDTRSLAGLKLMSRALDSIQLSPNGHVAWARLSLGDYEVTGAKPEDTEGFVNMVHGLKGVDVAVILREEAPGSVRVSFRSRGGAPVARAAEALGGGGHELAAACVLQGTLDEAEQRVLEELKKWTEF; encoded by the coding sequence ATGACCAGGCTGACATCTGACGTTCTGGATGCAGCCTGGAAAGTCTTTGACGGCGCCCGGAAGGTGATGGTCGCTATGCACCAGAACCCCGACGGAGATGCCCTCGGCAGCGCGATCGCCCTGACGCTGGGGTTGCGTGCGCTCGGCAAGGATGTCCATCTGGTCTGTCCGCAGCCCACACCGGAGATCTATGACTTCCTGCGGCCTCAGAAGCTTATCGAGTCCGTCGTGCCGCGAGAGGTGCCGGAAGTTGCGGTGCTGGTGGATTGCGACCGGCCGGAACGGACAGGAGCGCTCAGCGAGGCCGTTGCGCAGGCTCCTTGTTCCGTGGTGCTGGATCATCATCCTCCCACGTCCGAGTTCGGCACTGCCCGGGTGACCGATGAGGACTGCGCGGCGACGGCCGAGGTGGTCTACTGCCTTCTGCTTCACCGCGACGTGCCTGTATCGTATGAGATGGCCGAGGCCCTGTTGACCGCACTGGTCACCGATACTGGCGGGTTCCGGTATCCGAACACCCGCCCCCGGACGCTGGAGATAGCCGCCGATCTGATGAGGCAGGGTCCCTCCACGGCCGACATTGCACAGAAGGTTTACGATACCCGTTCGCTGGCGGGTCTGAAGCTAATGTCCCGGGCGCTGGATTCCATCCAGCTCAGCCCGAACGGCCACGTGGCGTGGGCAAGGCTCTCGCTGGGGGACTACGAAGTCACCGGTGCGAAGCCGGAGGACACGGAAGGCTTCGTGAACATGGTCCACGGGTTGAAGGGCGTGGATGTGGCCGTCATCCTGCGGGAGGAGGCCCCTGGATCCGTCCGGGTCAGCTTCCGGTCGCGGGGAGGCGCCCCTGTTGCAAGGGCGGCCGAGGCGCTGGGTGGAGGCGGGCACGAACTGGCCGCGGCATGCGTTCTGCAGGGTACACTGGACGAAGCGGAGCAACGGGTCCTGGAAGAGCTGAAGAAGTGGACGGAGTTCTGA
- a CDS encoding alpha-L-fucosidase: MPEIPERWRWFAEGRYGLFIHWGPYSMWGRGEQVLLRERLDQADYERQACLWNPERYDPREWARVAKRAGMRYAVLTSRHHDGYCLWDSRLTDYTSAAQAPGRDFVREYVEAFRAEGLRVGLYYSFMDARIPAFWEGPAGLPEEWEAFREYIHGQVRELLTGYGKIDVFWFDGAWPRSQSELKSRELVEMMRALQPDILINNRLGHAEAAAAGDEEAIEDAGLAAELGDFGTPEHRIVAEDRLWESCQVSTQRLWGYTIGERWRNTDHLLSFLVEAAVKGGNLLLNVGPKPDGTFPPEFVERATAIGEWLKVHGEAIYGRGSGNVTEFVTYGWQTVRGNNLYLIIRFWDGRDTLTMPGLKSRVQRAVLLTTGQDLEVHQSRDYLTLRRLPARPPTDLFPVIRLECDGEPEAWDWAKERLWKYDPRINTEWAAARGRTVWVGK, encoded by the coding sequence ATGCCGGAAATCCCGGAGCGCTGGCGCTGGTTCGCTGAAGGCCGCTACGGTCTGTTCATCCACTGGGGTCCATATTCCATGTGGGGAAGGGGAGAGCAGGTGCTGTTGCGCGAGCGCCTGGACCAGGCGGATTACGAGCGCCAGGCTTGTCTCTGGAACCCTGAACGCTACGATCCTCGCGAGTGGGCGCGTGTGGCGAAGCGGGCCGGAATGAGATACGCCGTCCTGACCAGCCGCCACCATGATGGCTACTGCCTATGGGATTCCAGGCTGACCGACTATACCAGCGCTGCCCAAGCTCCCGGCCGCGACTTTGTCCGGGAATATGTGGAGGCGTTCCGGGCGGAAGGGTTGCGCGTTGGACTTTACTACTCCTTCATGGACGCCCGCATCCCCGCTTTCTGGGAAGGTCCCGCAGGGCTGCCGGAGGAGTGGGAAGCGTTCCGGGAATACATCCACGGCCAGGTCCGAGAGCTGCTGACCGGATACGGCAAAATAGACGTGTTCTGGTTCGACGGGGCCTGGCCCCGCTCGCAGTCCGAACTGAAGAGCCGGGAGCTTGTGGAGATGATGCGCGCTCTCCAGCCGGATATCCTGATCAACAACCGGCTGGGGCACGCAGAGGCCGCAGCAGCGGGTGATGAAGAAGCTATCGAGGACGCCGGTCTGGCGGCTGAACTGGGCGACTTCGGCACGCCGGAGCACCGGATCGTGGCGGAAGACCGCCTGTGGGAATCCTGCCAGGTCAGTACACAGCGGCTCTGGGGGTACACCATCGGGGAGCGATGGCGCAACACCGACCATCTGCTGTCCTTTCTGGTGGAGGCGGCGGTCAAGGGCGGCAACCTTCTGCTGAATGTCGGCCCGAAGCCGGACGGAACATTCCCTCCGGAGTTCGTTGAGCGGGCTACGGCCATCGGCGAGTGGCTAAAGGTGCACGGAGAAGCCATCTACGGGCGTGGATCCGGCAATGTCACAGAGTTCGTGACCTACGGCTGGCAGACCGTGCGAGGGAACAATCTGTATCTGATCATCCGCTTCTGGGACGGACGCGACACCCTCACGATGCCCGGTTTGAAATCCCGCGTTCAGCGTGCGGTGCTGCTCACTACGGGACAGGATCTGGAAGTCCATCAGAGCCGTGACTACCTGACGCTCAGGCGGCTGCCTGCCAGGCCGCCCACGGACCTGTTCCCCGTCATCCGGCTGGAGTGCGACGGGGAGCCCGAGGCGTGGGACTGGGCGAAGGAGCGTCTCTGGAAATACGACCCGCGCATCAATACGGAGTGGGCCGCCGCCCGCGGGCGCACGGTATGGGTGGGAAAATGA
- a CDS encoding peptide chain release factor 2 — translation MTELAKLKSVVEPYRNIVSRIEDLEVLAELVRESGDEAEQENFQQELQRVVSELDSFEMQTFLSGPHDDANAILEVNAGAGGTESCDWAAMLLRMYTRWAERKGYQVEVLNEVEGEVAGIRNATILVKGPLAYGYLKVERGVHRLVRISPFDANARRHTSFASVDVVPEITEGPEIEINPDDLRIDTYRSSGAGGQHVNKTDSAVRITHIPTGIVVSCQNERSQHQNREVAMRILASKLWELKRQEEEARLAELRGEQRKIEWGNQIRSYVFQPYQMVKDHRTEAETSNVEAVMDGEIDELIEAGLRAGIK, via the coding sequence ATGACAGAGCTGGCGAAGCTGAAGAGCGTCGTCGAGCCCTATCGCAATATCGTATCGCGCATCGAGGATCTGGAGGTTCTGGCCGAACTGGTGCGAGAGTCCGGTGACGAGGCGGAGCAGGAGAACTTCCAACAGGAGCTTCAGCGCGTAGTCTCGGAGCTGGATTCCTTTGAGATGCAGACATTCCTCTCCGGCCCGCATGATGACGCGAACGCCATCCTGGAGGTAAACGCAGGAGCGGGTGGCACGGAGAGCTGCGACTGGGCAGCCATGCTGCTGAGGATGTACACCCGCTGGGCGGAGCGCAAAGGCTATCAGGTGGAGGTGCTGAATGAAGTCGAAGGAGAGGTGGCCGGTATCCGGAACGCCACCATCCTGGTGAAAGGGCCGCTCGCCTACGGGTATCTGAAGGTGGAACGCGGCGTCCATCGGCTGGTGCGCATCTCGCCGTTTGACGCAAACGCCCGGCGGCACACTTCGTTCGCCTCCGTGGACGTGGTGCCCGAAATCACCGAGGGACCGGAGATCGAGATCAACCCGGACGATCTCCGCATAGACACCTACCGCTCCAGCGGCGCGGGGGGACAGCACGTCAACAAGACCGACTCCGCCGTGCGCATCACGCATATTCCCACAGGGATCGTGGTAAGCTGCCAGAACGAGAGGAGCCAGCATCAGAACCGCGAAGTGGCAATGAGGATCCTGGCGTCTAAACTGTGGGAGTTGAAACGACAGGAGGAGGAAGCCCGGCTTGCGGAGCTGCGCGGCGAGCAGCGCAAGATCGAATGGGGCAACCAGATCCGCAGCTACGTTTTCCAGCCCTACCAGATGGTGAAGGACCACCGGACGGAGGCGGAAACCAGCAATGTGGAAGCCGTTATGGACGGCGAGATAGACGAGCTGATCGAGGCTGGCCTGCGGGCTGGCATCAAGTAA
- the queC gene encoding 7-cyano-7-deazaguanine synthase has protein sequence MSAEGSSRPPAVCLLSGGLDSATAAAIAQSRGFEIYALSFDYGQRHRRELDAARAVAGSLGAAQHLVLGFDLRLWGGSALTSGMDVPAGRSPEDMARDIPVTYVPARNIIFLSFALAWAETLDARHIFIGANQLDYSGYPDCREEFLRAFEHMAALGTRAGVDGRPVKIEAPLVHMTKADIIREGTRLGVDFSLTWSCYLGGARPCQQCDSCILRAKGFQEAGMTDPLLAG, from the coding sequence ATGAGCGCCGAGGGTAGCTCCCGCCCGCCGGCGGTCTGTCTTTTGTCGGGCGGTCTGGACAGCGCCACCGCCGCCGCAATCGCCCAGAGCCGGGGATTCGAGATCTATGCGCTCTCGTTCGACTACGGTCAGCGTCATCGCAGGGAACTGGACGCCGCCAGGGCCGTCGCCGGATCCCTGGGTGCTGCGCAGCACCTGGTGCTTGGCTTTGACCTCCGCCTCTGGGGAGGCAGCGCTCTCACATCAGGCATGGACGTCCCGGCAGGACGCAGCCCGGAAGATATGGCCAGGGATATTCCCGTCACCTACGTTCCCGCGCGGAATATCATTTTCCTCAGCTTTGCTCTGGCCTGGGCCGAGACACTTGATGCCCGGCATATCTTCATCGGGGCGAACCAGCTGGATTATTCGGGTTATCCGGACTGCCGGGAGGAATTCCTGCGCGCTTTCGAGCACATGGCCGCTCTCGGAACCAGGGCGGGAGTGGACGGCAGGCCGGTGAAGATAGAAGCTCCTCTAGTGCACATGACGAAGGCGGACATCATCCGCGAGGGGACTCGCCTGGGAGTAGACTTCAGCCTGACGTGGAGCTGCTATCTCGGCGGGGCGCGTCCCTGTCAGCAGTGCGACAGTTGCATTCTGAGGGCAAAGGGCTTTCAGGAGGCCGGAATGACGGATCCGCTGCTTGCAGGCTGA
- the rbfA gene encoding ribosome-binding factor A, protein MKGEPEVSLRQERVNKFLVQEISAIVRRMKDPRLGFVTFTEAHVSPDLRTARIGVSFLGDEAERQASFQVLQRAVGYIRRELLKVSHMRTTPMLELYLDDGPLKSARVQELLREIEDDQADI, encoded by the coding sequence TTGAAAGGAGAGCCGGAAGTGTCGCTTCGGCAGGAGCGGGTGAACAAGTTTCTGGTTCAGGAGATCAGCGCGATCGTGCGCCGTATGAAGGATCCCAGGCTCGGATTTGTCACTTTCACGGAGGCGCACGTGTCGCCGGATCTACGGACGGCGAGGATCGGGGTGAGTTTCCTGGGGGATGAAGCCGAGCGTCAGGCCTCGTTCCAGGTGCTGCAAAGGGCGGTGGGCTACATCCGCAGGGAGCTGCTGAAGGTCTCGCATATGCGGACCACCCCGATGCTGGAACTGTACCTGGACGACGGGCCTCTGAAGAGCGCGCGGGTGCAGGAGCTGTTGCGAGAGATCGAGGATGACCAGGCTGACATCTGA
- the queD gene encoding 6-carboxy-5,6,7,8-tetrahydropterin synthase produces the protein MYKLVVQVSFCGAHFLRDYEGPCANLHGHNYRVEARVSGSQLDRAGMLVDFKQVKQLLEDIVRPFDHRVTNEVPPFDELNPTAENMARFVYDRLTEAVRPLGLNVDSIGIWETEKYGAFYAPGE, from the coding sequence ATGTATAAACTCGTGGTCCAGGTCAGCTTCTGTGGAGCCCATTTCCTTCGCGATTACGAAGGGCCTTGCGCCAATCTGCACGGCCACAACTACCGCGTGGAGGCGCGCGTCAGCGGCTCGCAACTGGACAGGGCCGGCATGCTGGTGGACTTCAAACAGGTGAAGCAGTTGTTGGAGGACATCGTCCGCCCGTTCGATCACCGGGTCACCAACGAAGTTCCTCCTTTCGATGAGTTGAACCCCACGGCGGAGAATATGGCGCGCTTCGTGTACGACAGGCTGACGGAAGCGGTGCGGCCGCTCGGGTTGAATGTGGACTCGATCGGTATCTGGGAGACGGAGAAGTATGGAGCTTTCTACGCTCCCGGTGAATGA
- a CDS encoding tRNA pseudouridine(55) synthase TruB, giving the protein MDGVLIINKPAGFTSHDVVAMVRRRFGLRRVGHTGTLDPMAEGVLVLLVGRATRLAEFLTGHTKRYRAGLVLGLTTDTQDLQGRILNDTSCAEVTLDRLAAVLQEFRGEILQTPPMYSAVKVDGQRLYRLAREGRTVERRPRRVHVYSLEVESWHAGEHARATLKMEVSSGFYVRTLCADIGDRLGTGGAMEWLVRTGSGPFALEMAHRLSEVEQWTSNDFREHLLPPEAAVQGMPRVEITTVEGRRFCSGLPVAAGRGYTGIVRVHSQTGELLGIGQATRGQDGIRPLKVLGGP; this is encoded by the coding sequence GTGGACGGAGTTCTGATCATAAACAAACCGGCCGGGTTTACCAGCCACGATGTGGTCGCAATGGTGCGCCGGCGTTTCGGGCTGCGCAGGGTGGGGCATACAGGCACCCTGGATCCAATGGCAGAGGGTGTGCTGGTGCTGCTTGTGGGCCGCGCTACCCGGCTGGCCGAGTTCCTGACCGGGCACACCAAGCGCTATCGGGCGGGTCTGGTGCTGGGCCTTACCACGGATACGCAGGACCTGCAGGGCCGCATCCTCAACGACACGAGCTGCGCAGAAGTGACATTGGATCGATTGGCGGCGGTGCTGCAAGAGTTCCGCGGAGAGATCCTGCAAACCCCTCCTATGTATAGCGCAGTGAAGGTGGACGGGCAGCGCCTGTACCGGCTGGCCCGAGAGGGGCGAACAGTGGAGCGACGGCCGCGCCGGGTGCACGTCTATTCCCTGGAGGTCGAATCCTGGCACGCAGGAGAGCACGCCCGGGCCACCCTCAAAATGGAGGTTTCTTCCGGGTTCTATGTGCGCACGCTATGCGCAGATATCGGGGACCGGCTCGGTACCGGTGGAGCGATGGAGTGGCTGGTGCGGACCGGATCTGGACCGTTTGCCCTCGAAATGGCGCACAGGCTGTCGGAAGTGGAGCAATGGACCTCCAACGATTTCCGGGAGCACTTGCTTCCGCCCGAGGCGGCTGTGCAGGGCATGCCGCGTGTGGAGATCACCACGGTTGAAGGCCGCCGCTTCTGCTCCGGGCTGCCCGTTGCGGCGGGGAGAGGCTACACAGGCATCGTGCGGGTACATTCGCAGACCGGCGAGCTTCTGGGCATTGGCCAGGCGACCCGCGGGCAGGATGGCATCCGCCCGCTGAAGGTTCTGGGAGGCCCGTGA
- the rpsT gene encoding 30S ribosomal protein S20: MPNIKSVIKDVKKSRQRRLRNLSWKSKIKTFVKKTRAAFGTEKAPELISATASVIDSAAQKGIIHKNAAARRKSRLMKQANKAASQQNQ, translated from the coding sequence TTGCCCAATATCAAGTCAGTCATCAAAGACGTCAAGAAGTCCAGACAGCGCAGGCTGCGCAATCTCAGCTGGAAGTCCAAGATCAAGACCTTCGTCAAGAAGACGAGGGCAGCGTTCGGCACGGAGAAGGCTCCCGAGCTGATCAGTGCCACCGCCAGCGTCATTGACAGCGCGGCGCAGAAGGGCATCATTCACAAGAATGCCGCCGCGCGGCGCAAGTCGCGCCTGATGAAGCAGGCGAACAAGGCGGCGTCTCAGCAGAATCAGTAA
- the queE gene encoding 7-carboxy-7-deazaguanine synthase encodes MELSTLPVNDSRPVADTQERKAHIVEVFSSIQGEGPHVGRRHIFLRFFACNIRCAYCDTPESLSGRPPARLEQTPGEGDFQQRGNPLSLDEVAAAVLRLARSPHDAVSLTGGEPLLQDGFLRLLIPRLRAAGLRIYLETNGSLPARLAQVISLVDTVAMDLKLPQTLQDGRDWSAEHRDFLRIALAKEVFCKMVLPPSPDLTQVRRMAEVVASVSRDVPFIIQPVTPFGSVLEPPSAGDILGAYEAARAVLPDVRVIPQTHRMTNLR; translated from the coding sequence ATGGAGCTTTCTACGCTCCCGGTGAATGACTCCCGGCCAGTTGCTGATACGCAGGAGCGCAAGGCTCACATTGTGGAGGTCTTCTCCAGCATCCAGGGAGAGGGCCCGCACGTTGGGCGCAGGCACATCTTCCTGCGTTTTTTCGCCTGCAACATCCGCTGCGCCTACTGCGACACTCCGGAGTCGCTCAGCGGCCGGCCTCCGGCCAGGCTGGAGCAGACGCCCGGGGAAGGCGATTTCCAGCAGCGCGGTAATCCTTTGTCCCTGGACGAAGTGGCGGCTGCGGTGCTCCGGTTGGCACGCAGTCCGCACGACGCTGTCAGCCTGACCGGCGGCGAGCCGCTTCTGCAAGATGGCTTTCTCCGTTTGCTCATTCCGCGCCTGCGCGCAGCGGGTTTGCGGATCTATCTGGAAACCAACGGATCCCTCCCCGCCAGGCTTGCGCAGGTGATCTCTCTCGTGGACACCGTGGCGATGGACCTGAAGCTGCCCCAGACGCTGCAGGACGGGAGGGACTGGTCTGCGGAACACAGGGACTTTTTGAGGATTGCCTTGGCCAAAGAAGTGTTCTGCAAAATGGTGCTGCCGCCCTCACCCGACCTGACGCAGGTACGGCGGATGGCGGAGGTGGTGGCATCGGTCTCGCGGGATGTGCCCTTCATCATCCAACCGGTCACACCCTTCGGGAGCGTCCTGGAGCCTCCGTCGGCCGGCGATATCCTCGGCGCATACGAGGCTGCCCGCGCTGTCCTGCCGGACGTCCGGGTCATTCCTCAGACCCACAGGATGACAAACCTGCGATGA
- a CDS encoding glutamine cyclotransferase produces the protein MRAAGQLRWAPRAGGRLFLLLAVLLGAALAGCGSNTGTGTSGEEKSTPEFRYAFDAKRAFAYLEKQVSFGPRNPGSEGHRRCLEWMKQEAAKTADRVFTQSFTRRYGGKDITFTNVFAVYPGASDRIVILCAHWDTRPFADEEVDPAKAAKPIPGANDGASGVAALLELGHLFRAQKPPVTVVVIFFDGEDFGKDVKDMLLGSTEFARQWRAVLKDVGQDVEYGILLDMVGAKDLRIPREVNSQQAAPWLMDTIYRHAREAGLEKVFPDEPGPQILDDHIPLIRAGVPTVDLISFDYAYWHTLDDTPDKCSPESLKAVGEVVARTVYSDTRRPR, from the coding sequence GTGAGGGCGGCCGGACAGCTCCGATGGGCTCCGCGCGCCGGAGGCCGGCTCTTTCTGCTGCTGGCTGTCCTGCTGGGAGCGGCGCTGGCGGGGTGCGGTTCGAACACCGGAACGGGAACAAGCGGGGAAGAGAAGAGCACTCCGGAGTTCCGCTACGCTTTCGACGCCAAGCGCGCTTTTGCCTATCTGGAGAAGCAGGTCTCCTTCGGGCCTCGCAATCCCGGTTCCGAAGGCCACCGGCGCTGCCTGGAATGGATGAAACAGGAAGCCGCCAAGACGGCGGACCGGGTCTTCACCCAGAGCTTCACCCGGCGCTACGGCGGGAAAGATATCACCTTTACAAACGTCTTTGCGGTCTATCCGGGAGCTTCCGATCGCATCGTCATCCTCTGCGCGCACTGGGACACCCGTCCATTCGCCGATGAGGAAGTCGACCCGGCCAAAGCCGCCAAACCCATCCCGGGGGCCAACGACGGCGCGTCGGGAGTGGCGGCGCTGTTGGAGCTGGGACATCTGTTCCGGGCGCAAAAGCCGCCGGTTACTGTGGTCGTGATCTTCTTCGACGGTGAGGACTTCGGAAAAGACGTGAAGGACATGCTTCTCGGCTCCACGGAGTTCGCGCGGCAATGGCGCGCCGTGCTGAAGGACGTGGGGCAGGACGTGGAATACGGCATCCTTCTGGACATGGTGGGCGCGAAGGATCTGCGTATCCCGCGGGAGGTGAACTCGCAGCAGGCCGCGCCCTGGCTGATGGACACCATCTACCGCCACGCGCGGGAAGCAGGACTGGAAAAAGTGTTCCCGGACGAGCCGGGGCCGCAGATCCTGGACGACCACATCCCGCTCATCCGGGCCGGAGTTCCCACCGTGGATCTGATCTCTTTCGACTACGCATACTGGCACACGCTGGATGATACTCCTGACAAGTGCAGCCCGGAGTCACTGAAAGCCGTCGGAGAGGTGGTTGCCCGCACCGTGTATTCGGACACCCGCAGGCCGCGCTGA